One Pseudomonadales bacterium genomic region harbors:
- a CDS encoding EAL domain-containing protein has translation MKTWFNSLSLHTKQTLIIILINAFSLLIASSLYLSNNVSSTKELLEQQMNATAEIIAGNITSSLLFHDALAAQDQLSTLITDDSILYASIYDDNKAFFANFDSTAHFQRPDFGQYQIGLQETDKHINLVKEIFYDGEVIGYLLMIKDAKILNDQKTGHTLITASVFMMSLLFAWFLSMLLQRWLSRPLKNLVGIIEDITSSKDYSQRLVSSSKDEIGKLMQVFNTMLEAVKERDDKLKAHGEELEDLVNLKTRQLHQRSNYDLLTKLPNRNFLIEQLEHQIQLAKETQEKIAVLFLDLDRFKIINDNLGHSVGDQVLKIAAERLSNVVSSSDNVARWGGDEFVIFLRNISNQSEIEAIAKNITLALEEVIHLGGQQFHISTSIGISLFPYNGKDVFSLIKHADVSMSRAKEKGAGHYVFYSADMDNGSVDRLSMETKLRRAIDNQEMNLVYQPKINIQKNTLCGVEALIRWHDPELGNVPPSQFIPLAEEIGLINKIGEFVIRTACQQHASWRAMGLDPVRIAINLSPSHLSEPKIVEHVLKEMDFYKVEPEHLELEITEETFLDSSEQCKKNLALFHKFGLRISIDDFGTGYSCLSYLLDLPVTTLKIDGSFVRKLGTQPENDGIVNAIMMLGHGLGLQVVAECVETEAQLAFLQENGCDVIQGFYFSKPLKADQLVDYMHRASYQRREQAHAAV, from the coding sequence ATGAAAACCTGGTTTAATTCTTTGTCATTGCATACCAAACAGACGCTGATCATTATTTTGATCAATGCCTTCTCGTTGCTGATTGCTTCATCACTGTATTTATCCAACAATGTTAGCTCAACCAAAGAACTGCTCGAGCAGCAAATGAATGCAACGGCAGAGATTATTGCCGGTAATATCACCTCTTCACTGCTGTTTCACGATGCCTTAGCGGCGCAAGATCAACTCAGTACCTTGATCACCGATGACAGTATTTTATACGCCAGCATATACGATGATAATAAGGCGTTTTTCGCGAATTTTGACAGCACGGCACATTTTCAGCGCCCTGACTTTGGCCAGTATCAGATTGGTTTACAAGAAACCGACAAGCACATCAACTTAGTCAAAGAAATATTTTATGACGGTGAAGTGATCGGTTATTTGTTGATGATCAAAGATGCGAAAATTCTTAACGATCAAAAAACTGGTCATACGCTGATTACCGCCTCAGTTTTTATGATGTCGCTACTGTTCGCCTGGTTTCTATCGATGCTGCTTCAACGCTGGTTATCGCGGCCCTTAAAAAATCTGGTCGGCATTATTGAGGATATCACCTCATCAAAAGACTACAGTCAGCGCTTAGTCAGCAGCTCTAAAGATGAGATCGGCAAATTAATGCAGGTATTCAATACCATGCTAGAAGCCGTGAAAGAGCGTGATGACAAGCTAAAAGCGCACGGCGAAGAACTAGAAGACCTGGTTAACCTGAAAACGCGCCAACTGCATCAGCGCTCTAATTACGACTTGCTAACGAAGCTGCCGAATCGTAATTTCTTAATTGAACAACTAGAACATCAGATCCAGCTTGCAAAAGAAACTCAAGAAAAGATTGCGGTTCTGTTTTTGGATCTTGACCGTTTTAAAATCATTAACGACAACCTCGGTCACTCAGTCGGCGACCAGGTGTTGAAAATTGCTGCCGAGCGCTTAAGCAATGTAGTGAGCAGCAGCGATAATGTTGCACGCTGGGGCGGCGATGAATTTGTGATCTTCTTGCGCAATATTAGTAATCAATCTGAAATTGAAGCCATTGCCAAAAATATAACCTTGGCACTTGAAGAAGTGATTCACCTGGGTGGGCAGCAGTTCCATATTTCTACCTCTATCGGCATTAGCCTATTCCCCTATAATGGCAAAGATGTATTTAGCCTCATTAAACATGCCGACGTCAGTATGTCGCGTGCTAAAGAAAAAGGCGCTGGGCATTATGTCTTCTACAGTGCCGACATGGATAATGGCAGCGTTGATCGACTGTCGATGGAAACTAAGCTGCGCCGCGCGATTGATAACCAAGAGATGAACCTGGTCTATCAGCCGAAGATAAATATCCAAAAAAATACCTTATGCGGCGTTGAAGCGCTTATCCGCTGGCATGATCCTGAACTTGGTAATGTGCCGCCTAGTCAGTTTATTCCTTTGGCGGAAGAAATTGGCCTAATCAATAAAATTGGCGAATTTGTCATTCGAACTGCCTGCCAACAACATGCAAGCTGGCGTGCGATGGGCCTAGACCCGGTGCGCATCGCGATCAACTTATCACCCTCGCACTTATCTGAGCCAAAGATTGTCGAGCATGTGCTAAAAGAAATGGACTTTTATAAAGTCGAGCCCGAGCATCTAGAGCTAGAAATTACAGAAGAGACTTTTCTCGACTCTTCTGAGCAATGTAAGAAAAATCTTGCGCTGTTTCATAAATTTGGTCTGCGTATCTCAATCGATGACTTTGGCACCGGCTACTCTTGCCTGAGTTACTTACTGGATTTACCGGTTACCACACTCAAAATCGATGGCAGCTTTGTGCGCAAGCTTGGCACCCAACCTGAGAACGACGGTATCGTTAACGCCATCATGATGCTAGGCCATGGTCTTGGCCTGCAGGTTGTTGCTGAGTGTGTCGAAACCGAAGCTCAGCTAGCATTTTTACAAGAGAACGGCTGCGATGTGATCCAAGGCTTTTATTTCTCTAAACCCCTGAAAGCTGATCAGCTCGTTGACTATATGCACCGAGCCAGCTATCAGCGCCGCGAGCAAGCCCACGCTGCGGTATAA
- a CDS encoding circularly permuted type 2 ATP-grasp protein yields MKDAWHNYRSEGFFDELLTPAGNPRLASKKLISHLRKLPKAEFQARQQMAESTIREMGVSFTVYTEEGNIDRAWPFDIIPRVIDKKQWQKTAQGLEQRLTALNLFIDDLYHEQRIIKDGIIPEFVLKQSKNYLAQCEGISPPHGVWAHICGSDLVRDKDGQFYVLEDNLRVPSGVSYMLENRSIMKRVLPELFEKIEISAVDDYPEQLLSMLSSLSPRKVKNPTVVVLTPGIFNSAYFEHAFLAQQMGAELVEGSDLIVQDDDCVYMKTISGLTRVDVIYRRIDDEFLDPEVFNPQSVLGVKGLMRAWKQGNVGLANAPGAGVADDKVVYAYVPDIIRYYLDQEPLIPNVETYLCYEDKAREYVLANLDKLVVKPANESGGYGMLIGPHSSKKERDEFAKLIKKNPRNYIAQPTLALSTAPTIAAKSELAPRHIDLRPFILQAKSTYVTTGGLTRVAMREGSLVVNSSQGGGSKDTWIVDTDGRTN; encoded by the coding sequence ATGAAAGACGCTTGGCATAATTATCGTTCTGAAGGTTTTTTTGATGAATTGCTTACCCCGGCAGGTAACCCTCGCCTAGCCTCGAAAAAGCTAATAAGTCATCTTCGTAAACTACCAAAAGCCGAGTTTCAGGCACGCCAGCAAATGGCCGAATCGACGATTCGTGAAATGGGTGTATCTTTCACGGTATACACTGAAGAAGGAAACATAGACCGCGCCTGGCCATTCGATATTATTCCGCGCGTAATTGATAAAAAACAGTGGCAAAAAACTGCGCAAGGTTTAGAGCAGCGCCTTACTGCATTAAACTTATTTATTGATGACCTCTACCATGAACAGCGCATTATCAAAGATGGCATCATCCCTGAGTTTGTTCTCAAGCAGTCAAAAAATTACCTCGCACAATGCGAGGGTATATCGCCGCCACATGGCGTATGGGCTCATATTTGTGGCAGCGATCTAGTACGCGACAAAGACGGTCAGTTCTACGTTTTAGAAGATAACCTCAGAGTACCATCAGGGGTATCGTATATGTTAGAAAACCGCTCTATTATGAAACGTGTGCTACCGGAGTTGTTTGAAAAAATTGAAATTTCAGCCGTAGATGATTACCCAGAGCAGCTGCTATCAATGCTTAGCAGTTTATCGCCGCGCAAGGTGAAAAATCCAACCGTCGTCGTGTTAACACCTGGCATTTTTAATTCGGCATATTTTGAGCATGCGTTTCTGGCGCAGCAAATGGGCGCAGAATTAGTTGAGGGCAGTGATTTAATTGTGCAAGACGACGACTGCGTGTATATGAAAACCATCAGTGGTTTGACGCGAGTCGATGTTATCTATCGTCGTATCGATGATGAATTTTTAGATCCCGAAGTGTTTAACCCACAGTCGGTACTTGGGGTTAAGGGCCTAATGCGGGCCTGGAAACAGGGCAATGTTGGACTGGCAAATGCACCCGGTGCAGGGGTCGCCGATGATAAAGTTGTCTATGCCTATGTTCCAGACATTATTCGCTATTATCTCGATCAAGAGCCATTAATTCCGAATGTTGAAACCTATCTCTGTTATGAGGACAAGGCGCGAGAGTATGTGCTTGCGAATCTTGATAAATTGGTCGTTAAACCGGCCAATGAGTCTGGTGGCTATGGCATGCTAATCGGACCGCACTCGAGTAAAAAAGAGCGTGATGAATTTGCTAAGCTAATCAAGAAAAATCCGCGCAACTATATCGCACAACCCACGCTGGCTTTATCAACCGCACCTACCATCGCTGCGAAATCTGAGCTTGCGCCTAGGCATATCGATCTACGGCCCTTTATTTTGCAGGCCAAATCTACCTATGTAACCACCGGTGGCCTAACCCGTGTCGCCATGCGAGAGGGATCGTTAGTGGTAAACTCCTCACAAGGCGGCGGCAGTAAAGACACATGGATTGTCGATACCGACGGGAGGACGAATTAA
- a CDS encoding alpha-E domain-containing protein produces the protein MLSKVAERIYWIGRYLERVESTARLVSIYDNILFDLPRNSGISWYNLIIINHLEHDFAERYSVRDERNVVKFLLGDNSNPSSVVSSLKAVRENVRTTRDVVLEETWEMTNELSMFVNENIQQGINRRQRHEFLNQVILGCQQIIGMLFGSLPHDAGWHFLTLGRSLERADMTTRILDAAASAYQDSLSDDAAVNTRQIILGHALRVLNADQSYRRIMRSTVNADAVFEFILDSEVFPRAINFCHRDISQAVRKLPRNTEVVKAFEQLQTELSQHKTMHALDDSFRQYLNQLQIMHNALHSTISKTWFPHLS, from the coding sequence ATGTTGTCTAAAGTTGCCGAACGCATTTACTGGATAGGTCGATACTTAGAGCGAGTCGAATCAACTGCGCGTTTAGTCAGTATCTATGACAATATCTTATTTGACCTACCACGCAACAGCGGTATTAGTTGGTATAACCTGATTATCATTAACCATCTTGAGCATGATTTTGCTGAACGATACTCGGTCAGAGATGAACGCAACGTTGTTAAATTTTTGCTCGGTGATAATAGCAATCCATCGTCTGTCGTTTCATCATTAAAAGCGGTTCGAGAAAACGTTCGAACCACACGTGATGTAGTGCTTGAAGAAACCTGGGAAATGACTAACGAACTCTCTATGTTTGTTAACGAGAACATTCAGCAAGGAATTAATCGCCGCCAGCGGCATGAATTTCTTAATCAGGTGATCTTAGGCTGCCAACAAATTATTGGCATGTTATTTGGTAGTTTACCGCATGACGCTGGCTGGCATTTTCTAACTTTAGGCCGAAGCCTAGAGCGAGCCGATATGACCACGCGTATTTTAGATGCGGCAGCCTCTGCCTACCAAGACTCATTGAGTGACGATGCTGCCGTCAATACCCGCCAAATCATTCTCGGCCATGCCTTACGCGTATTAAATGCTGACCAATCGTATCGACGTATTATGCGCTCTACCGTTAATGCTGATGCAGTATTTGAATTTATTCTCGACAGTGAGGTGTTTCCCCGCGCGATTAATTTTTGCCATCGAGACATCTCGCAAGCAGTGAGAAAATTGCCCAGAAATACCGAGGTCGTAAAAGCATTCGAACAACTGCAAACGGAGCTAAGCCAGCATAAAACTATGCATGCGCTAGATGATAGCTTTCGTCAATACCTGAATCAGCTGCAAATCATGCATAACGCCTTGCATAGCACAATCAGCAAAACATGGTTTCCACATTTGAGTTAA
- a CDS encoding transglutaminase family protein, which produces MTIRVAISHNTYYTFDRAVELAPHTIRLRPAPHTRTPIHSYSLKIEPSEHFINWQQDAYGNYLARLVFPEPTTKLSVEVEVLADLTVINPFDFFVEDYAEHFPFTYPTTLQKELQPYLSCRKKTKRFGDLLERLPRKKMRSIDYLVKVNSIVNQLVAYTIRMEPGVQTPEQTLKRKKGSCRDSAWLLAQLLRHQGLASRFVSGYLVQLKADEASIDGPSGPSEDFTDLHAWCEVFIPGAGWIGLDPTSGLFASEGHIPLACSAEPQSAAPIEGALEDCEVSFDFSNEVTRFREDPRVTYPYSDDQWHQVLQLGESIDQRLVSEDVRLTMGGEPTFVSIDDMESAQWNTAALGSEKSMLAKQLILKLRQHFAPNGLLHYGQGKWYPGEPLPRWAMSLFWRKDGVALWQHTEYLAKIDSDYGADLQQAQAFMQAVTDHLGLATDSAIPAYEDPLHYLQEEQKLPLQQDLQSLQQQAKLDRLRLQRVMKQAMRQAVGFVLPIDWQNQWRSAAWHFKRQALILIPGDSPIGLRLPLNQLLDKLPAHTERDPFSQAQDLAQQLDLSQSMQASVASAAQQRQSEQGLNISKGKKTACSDSQPAVDDLIITALVIEPRDGKLFIFMPPLPELADYLRLLSVIEAVAVKLDQPVIIEGYEPPRDPRLEKLAVTPDPGVIEVNMHPSDSWQALVTNTEALYRLARETRLGAEKFMLDGRHTGTGGGNHITLGGQTPADSPILRKPNILQSMVTFWQHHPALSYLFSGSFIGPTSQAPRVDEGRDEVLYELEIAFQQMPEGLSDQPWLVDRLFRNCLIDVTGNTHRAEFCIDKLYAPGMASGRLGLLELRGFEMPPHYQMSLVQGLLVRALLLRFWQTPYQHKLVRWGTRLHDKFMLPHYIEQDIREVVKDLTAHGIAFDADWLAPFMEFRFPFYGQVQLDGISLELRWAIEPWHVLGEEVGSFGTARYVDSSVERLQVKLQDFNPERYVLSCNGRRVPLQAGTRQGEYIAGVRYRAWSPPSALHPTLPVNTPLHFDLIDTWNGRSIGGCSYHVSHPGGRNYEVFPINALEAEARRFNRFEQTNHQQGAYTPLPELDALREFTPKHQVKPMAPPAEEPSDDYPFTLDLRTTLS; this is translated from the coding sequence ATGACCATTCGTGTGGCAATTTCCCATAACACTTACTATACATTTGATCGTGCAGTTGAATTAGCACCACATACCATTCGACTTCGCCCTGCCCCGCATACGCGCACACCTATTCACAGCTACAGCTTGAAAATTGAGCCGAGCGAGCATTTTATTAACTGGCAGCAAGACGCCTATGGTAATTACTTAGCCAGGCTTGTTTTTCCAGAACCTACGACAAAGCTATCAGTTGAGGTTGAGGTATTAGCAGATCTGACGGTGATAAACCCGTTTGATTTTTTTGTTGAAGACTATGCTGAACACTTTCCGTTTACATACCCTACAACACTGCAAAAAGAGCTGCAGCCATATTTAAGCTGCAGAAAAAAAACTAAACGTTTCGGCGATTTGTTAGAACGCCTACCCCGTAAAAAGATGCGGAGCATAGATTATCTGGTAAAAGTGAACAGCATCGTTAACCAACTGGTAGCTTACACGATCCGCATGGAACCGGGCGTACAAACCCCAGAACAAACGCTAAAGCGTAAAAAAGGCTCTTGCCGAGACTCAGCCTGGCTGCTAGCACAATTGCTGCGACATCAGGGTTTAGCCAGCCGCTTTGTATCAGGCTACTTAGTACAACTTAAAGCCGATGAAGCTTCAATTGATGGGCCATCAGGGCCCAGTGAAGACTTTACTGATTTACATGCCTGGTGCGAAGTATTTATTCCTGGTGCAGGCTGGATAGGCCTTGACCCTACCTCAGGCCTGTTTGCCAGCGAAGGTCATATCCCACTTGCTTGTTCTGCTGAACCACAGTCTGCTGCACCGATTGAGGGTGCACTTGAAGATTGCGAGGTAAGTTTTGATTTTAGTAATGAAGTCACGCGCTTTCGTGAGGATCCTCGCGTAACCTACCCTTACAGCGACGACCAATGGCATCAGGTATTACAGCTGGGTGAAAGCATAGACCAACGGTTAGTGTCTGAAGACGTGCGTTTAACCATGGGCGGCGAACCAACTTTTGTCTCGATAGATGATATGGAGTCAGCTCAATGGAATACTGCAGCCTTGGGTAGCGAAAAATCTATGCTAGCCAAGCAGTTAATTCTTAAATTACGTCAGCATTTTGCCCCTAACGGCTTGCTGCATTATGGACAAGGCAAATGGTATCCTGGCGAGCCCTTACCACGCTGGGCAATGAGCCTTTTTTGGCGCAAGGATGGTGTAGCGCTATGGCAGCACACTGAATACCTTGCCAAAATAGATAGCGATTATGGTGCCGATCTACAACAAGCCCAAGCTTTTATGCAGGCGGTCACCGATCATCTTGGCTTAGCCACTGACTCTGCCATTCCAGCCTATGAGGACCCCTTACATTATTTGCAGGAAGAACAAAAACTGCCGCTGCAGCAAGATTTACAATCGCTGCAGCAGCAAGCAAAGCTTGATCGCCTTCGTTTACAGCGCGTGATGAAACAGGCGATGCGGCAGGCTGTCGGTTTTGTACTACCAATAGACTGGCAAAATCAGTGGCGCAGCGCAGCATGGCATTTTAAACGACAAGCCTTAATCTTAATACCTGGCGATTCGCCCATTGGTTTACGTCTGCCATTAAATCAGTTGTTAGATAAGCTACCGGCTCATACAGAACGTGACCCTTTTAGCCAAGCCCAAGATTTAGCTCAGCAATTAGATCTAAGTCAATCCATGCAAGCAAGCGTCGCTAGCGCTGCACAGCAACGTCAAAGCGAGCAAGGCTTAAACATATCTAAAGGCAAGAAAACAGCTTGCAGCGACTCTCAGCCTGCTGTCGATGATCTGATTATCACCGCCTTAGTGATTGAGCCGCGTGATGGTAAGTTATTTATATTTATGCCGCCGCTGCCTGAGCTGGCCGATTATCTTCGCCTATTGTCAGTGATTGAAGCTGTTGCCGTTAAGTTAGATCAGCCAGTCATCATAGAAGGATATGAGCCACCGCGAGACCCTCGTTTGGAAAAGCTTGCGGTCACACCAGACCCTGGCGTTATTGAAGTCAATATGCATCCCAGTGATAGCTGGCAAGCTTTAGTCACTAACACCGAAGCGCTGTACCGCTTGGCGCGGGAAACCCGACTTGGCGCTGAAAAATTCATGCTCGATGGGCGTCATACTGGCACTGGAGGTGGCAATCATATCACCCTAGGTGGGCAAACACCGGCTGACAGCCCGATATTACGTAAGCCAAATATATTACAAAGCATGGTGACGTTTTGGCAGCACCACCCGGCTTTGTCATATTTGTTTTCTGGCAGCTTTATTGGCCCTACCAGTCAAGCTCCACGCGTCGATGAAGGCCGCGACGAGGTACTGTATGAACTCGAAATTGCATTTCAACAAATGCCTGAAGGTCTATCAGATCAACCTTGGCTGGTTGATCGTCTGTTTCGTAACTGTCTGATTGACGTAACCGGCAACACTCATCGCGCCGAATTTTGTATTGATAAACTGTATGCACCCGGCATGGCTTCAGGCCGCTTAGGGCTGCTCGAGCTGCGCGGCTTTGAAATGCCCCCGCATTATCAAATGTCTTTAGTGCAGGGGCTGCTGGTGCGGGCACTGCTGTTGCGATTTTGGCAGACCCCCTATCAACATAAGCTGGTGCGCTGGGGCACGCGCTTACATGATAAATTTATGTTGCCGCATTATATTGAGCAAGATATACGAGAAGTCGTCAAAGACCTCACAGCTCATGGCATCGCCTTTGACGCCGACTGGCTAGCACCATTTATGGAGTTTCGTTTTCCGTTTTATGGCCAAGTACAGCTCGACGGCATAAGCCTTGAACTGCGCTGGGCGATAGAGCCGTGGCATGTACTTGGTGAAGAAGTTGGCAGTTTTGGCACTGCTCGTTATGTTGATTCATCAGTTGAGCGACTGCAGGTAAAGCTTCAAGATTTCAACCCCGAACGTTATGTGCTGAGCTGTAATGGGCGCCGTGTGCCGCTGCAAGCAGGCACACGACAGGGTGAATATATTGCCGGCGTTCGCTATCGTGCCTGGTCACCGCCTTCGGCGCTGCATCCAACGCTGCCCGTCAACACGCCCTTACATTTTGATCTGATCGACACCTGGAATGGTCGCTCCATTGGCGGCTGCAGCTATCATGTATCACACCCGGGGGGCCGTAACTATGAGGTATTCCCGATCAATGCCTTAGAGGCCGAGGCAAGACGCTTCAACCGTTTTGAGCAAACCAACCATCAGCAAGGCGCTTACACGCCGCTGCCTGAGTTAGATGCATTGCGCGAGTTTACTCCTAAGCATCAGGTTAAACCGATGGCGCCACCGGCAGAAGAGCCTAGCGACGATTATCCATTTACATTAGACTTACGCACCACGCTTAGCTAA
- a CDS encoding enoyl-CoA hydratase/isomerase family protein: protein MTDAVILQSLSEHGVLTLTFNRPNKKNAFNRPAWAALRDIFISAKDDPKVACIVLQGAGKDFSSGMDLADFGGDGDATEHPFYSAQEAVMAFDKPLIGAAKGIAVGGGATLLFHCDIIYVGESLRMRLPFVSLGLVPEFAASYVLQQMIGSRRAAELFYTAEWISAERALSTGIATAVCADDELFSQAESKANEIAQWPVVALQATKRCLKTAHQAGLDAAKIEERLGMDKLAGAPENMEAVMAFIEKREPDFKQFR from the coding sequence ATGACTGATGCAGTGATCCTTCAATCACTGTCGGAGCATGGCGTGTTAACGCTGACATTTAACCGACCAAATAAAAAAAATGCTTTTAATCGCCCAGCCTGGGCTGCGCTTCGGGATATTTTTATCAGCGCTAAGGATGATCCCAAAGTTGCCTGCATTGTTTTACAAGGTGCTGGCAAGGATTTTTCATCGGGTATGGATTTGGCTGATTTTGGCGGCGATGGCGATGCAACCGAGCACCCTTTTTATTCCGCCCAGGAAGCCGTTATGGCCTTCGACAAACCCTTGATCGGCGCTGCCAAGGGGATTGCGGTTGGCGGTGGCGCCACGCTTCTATTTCATTGCGATATTATTTATGTTGGCGAATCACTGCGCATGCGCCTGCCCTTTGTTAGCCTTGGCCTGGTTCCTGAGTTTGCCGCCAGCTATGTATTGCAACAAATGATTGGCTCACGTCGCGCGGCAGAACTATTTTATACCGCTGAATGGATTTCAGCAGAGCGTGCACTGTCTACTGGTATCGCAACAGCCGTTTGCGCCGATGATGAATTGTTCTCTCAGGCAGAGAGCAAAGCCAATGAAATTGCGCAATGGCCAGTTGTTGCCTTACAGGCAACTAAGCGCTGTTTGAAAACTGCGCACCAAGCTGGGCTAGATGCCGCGAAAATTGAAGAACGCTTGGGCATGGACAAACTTGCCGGCGCACCCGAAAACATGGAAGCGGTCATGGCATTTATTGAAAAACGTGAACCTGATTTTAAACAATTCCGTTAA